A genomic region of Plasmodium falciparum 3D7 genome assembly, chromosome: 11 contains the following coding sequences:
- a CDS encoding calcium-dependent protein kinase 7 encodes MGLQTEKDKEKEHQKNNFKICSKKFETDELEVLKKIYKELGSRSGSSYIDKETFLQFFPLPGLWGERLFLKFNFKNTGFIDFEEFIIGIAICCRGTKSDKINVLFDIFDLNADGFIQKSEMVAMLSNIPYIHKLKNIFFNKDNRKNIYRDDYTKDDDNADDENEDHENGDAIIDSNVGTNSDGNIDIDSDADVEYNDSDSDDFTIDDDEDVDSLDDISDSFSSAYEDEDEYSNNNNNNNNNNIENMNISSDNKNVEENNIGNCSKCIKQQKNKALNANINSKRNANGNNTSLNVKELAKKIRKEEKRKFVKKLRELNAVHLYKDNQLSNKKEKDKERKKKNKDPNVSKNSPFFKSESEDYNSSSSNNTDAFVHDHIKYINKYKKKSLKNEVKKNGHKYKDTTNPYISSTTDSSTSNESNYNINNDEFESCSSNKDHREVCSSDTSDSFISIYGYLIKNRRSKNIKEKNHHSKEKDKKDQDVKGKNKADDNIKRKEKGDDEIKRKDKPLDDIKEKEQIKYEAKNKDHKMKEEISEGKENLKYKDVEKKKDGEKNKDGEKNKDGEKNKDGEKNKDGEKKKDGEKKKDGEKEEGKNEEKENEEENKIKKEKCFTRNDINIYKKEKKKEKKKNKLYVNEFCLPSKTARSILNDEENNKPSDKNVDVEAIVDIMLEECEFLDNDKITLIQFKSVIHKYDFFLYIFFNCLHEDIWGLQGNVLYGRDYISNFVIKSENFKNKEIEQDEDDAITEELYFKIRQLFIVQAPDYDCVNDDLCVNFLNTKNIEQDIKEDDEEEKEKEEKKNGADKKDTIEKEEEEYITNNFSKDKNDTSINKKKTKNENNAKLVSFVSDIKTGEENIVDKDKIKEYEKEYSIHKDKDDKKNANSSFESEHEDLKRQFINMKEKKKKSLKEKDELNNMKEDNKIYKKLEEYDKKSINNIENQNENQNENQNENQNENQNENQNENQNENQNENQNENQNENQNENQNENQNENQNENQNENQNENQNENQKNNNNILKEKNSYEDDKGKIKVINNEIKKSVHHLSDNVSDLSYDEKWLKLSSNGTNKKKELNNDNSNNFDESQRIQEYQNDNKNNVIEENNILINQKKNSHNMKEDSINIQVDMKSNIHMNIIINKVNDMNDVNDVNNANDVNNVNDVNNVNDMNNVEGINNEQKENDFVKMNKQNTNRNELMSKKDIVGKNNTTIINNNMTNLNDDLLNVENTENKNRYECDFNLLTNQLNDIFSKEIVEFIQASKISFNINDVCKERNLHKKKERLQKGRRNYLKNNKNNLNISLNYQKQKKYPFNKLFLEELEKDEKNEEINKAEEHVTDESSFEYNQNGVFRNKVVPTKTNKNVSTINNQNNEEDMKQKEKDVNEQTVEKKEDNNILINKLCKKKSFSGLKLQNIEKMDILEKFGLSYKKSEKTSLGCSIFHNKVDEKRGSFSKSQDGIEADVIKQGELNNEKVKKNETNDDKAKKNETYDDKAKKNETYDDKAKKNETYDDKAKKNETYDDKAKKNETYDDKAKKNETYDEKVKKNETYDEKVKKNETYDEKVKKNETYDEKVKKNEQKCEDLKEPISNVDKISYQKSTSDKDLSKKKNSNVGALNKMDTFKKDESSSNDMASSYFSSNKKKKYDLTKKHGKDINLYSCPNCKGPFLMCPNCHCRYPRFCVNDNKIAMECEYCDCEHCYFYNCIYCNFDFQKCLDMIKKNSLKEGILYKIGKHLHQFKARYYILFDNLLYYYDKKRNLKPRGFMFLEGCYVELIAKNDNINKYGFSICHKGTKQVQKRNLYVNTLEERDEWVQALYSSTKQNTLYNLYELHEQLGQGKFSTVYRGINKQTNSEFAIKVIDKRSVSIYEKELLRSEISILRLLRHPNVIYLKEIINTKETLYISMELVKGGELYDFLLAETRLSEIHANKIITQLIKTVAYLHRCGIIHRDIKPENILLTDKSRDAQIKLTDFGLSTLCAPNELLKEPCGTLAYVAPEVITLQGYNHKVDAWSIGIILYLLLSGKLPFPINKNTEMNIQKNYVLSFKDYIWKSISSSAKDLISKLLELNVEKRISANEALEHIWVKNPTAVINENSFIYKNEEINILNLQDVSVSTFNIPRYTPLHIEEEKNTEEIENKELIFNIHENNILCENNDSIDEPVIPLPYSSAPLKEHINEKKNIQNISSPMEDISMNKQENAVYESINKETSNPMKNCSQNVRDQNDTTPHHNNENQNEQGNLNTCIHKINECKKSSTDGHTVQINDNTNKEHDK; translated from the exons ATGGGTCTCCAAACAGAAAAGGATAAAGAAAAGGaacatcaaaaaaataattttaaaatatgtagCAAAAAATTTGAAACAGATGAATTAGAAGTCCTAAAAAAG aTATATAAAGAACTAGGTAGTAGATCTGGCTCAAGTTATATTGACAAAGAAACGTTTCTtcaattttttcctttacCAGGGTTGTGGGGAGAaagattatttttaaaatttaatttcaAAAATACTGGTTTTATAGATTTTGAAGAGTTTATAATAGGTATAGCAATATGTTGTCGAGGGACAAAAAGTGATAAGATAAATGTATTGTTTGATATTTTTGATTTGAATGCAGATGGGTTTATCCAAAAGTCTGAGATGGTAGCTATGCTATCTAACATTCcttatattcataaattaaaaaatatattttttaataaagataataggaaaaatatatatcgaGATGATTATACGaaggatgatgataatgcagatgatgaaaatgaagaTCATGAGAATGGAGATGCTATTATAGATTCTAATGTAGGTACTAATTCAGATGGTAATATAGATATCGATTCAGATGCAGATGTCGAATACAATGATAGTGATAGTGATGATTTTACTatagatgatgatgaagatgtgGATAGTTTGGATGACATAAGTGATTCTTTTAGTAGTGCTTATGAGGATGAAGACgaatattcaaataataataataataataataataataatatagaaaatatgaacataagttcagataataaaaatgtggaAGAGAATAATATAGGAAATTGTAGTAAATGTataaaacaacaaaaaaataaagcatTAAATGCAAATATAAATAGCAAGAGGAATGCAAATGGTAATAATACTTCATTAAATGTAAAGGAGCTAGCCAAAAAAATacgaaaagaagaaaaaagaaaatttgtaaaaaaattGAGAGAATTAAACGCAGTACATTTGTATAAAGATAATCAATtaagtaataaaaaagaaaaagataaagaaagaaaaaaaaaaaataaagatccAAATGTTTCTAAAAATtctcctttttttaaaagtgaAAGTGAAGATTATAATTCTTCATCGAGTAACAATACAGATGCTTTTGTTCatgatcatataaaatacataaataaatataaaaaaaaaagtttaaaaaatgaagttaaaaaaaatggacaCAAATATAAAGATACAACAAATCCATATATATCCTCGACTACAGATAGTTCAACAAGTAATGAAAGtaattataacataaataatgatgaatttGAAAGTTGTAGTTCAAATAAAGATCACAGAGAAGTTTGTTCTAGCGACACGTCAGATTCATTTATTAGTATTTATGGatatttgataaaaaatCGAAGGagcaaaaatataaaagaaaagaaccATCATAGTAAGGAGAAAGATAAAAAAGATCAAGATGTaaagggaaaaaataaagcagatgataatattaagagGAAGGAAAAAGGAGATGATGAAATTAAAAGGAAGGATAAACCATTAGAtgatattaaagaaaaagaacaaataaaGTACGAGGCAAAAAATAAAGACCACAAAatgaaagaagaaatatcagaaggaaaagaaaatttaaaatacaaagatgttgaaaaaaaaaaagatggtgaaaaaaataaagatggtgaaaaaaataaagatggtgaaaaaaataaagatggtgaaaaaaataaagatggtgaaaaaaaaaaagatggtgaaaaaaaaaaagatggtgaaaaagaagaagggAAAAATGAGGAAAAAGagaatgaagaagaaaacaaaataaaaaaagaaaaatgttttacaagaaatgatataaatatatacaaaaaagaaaagaaaaaagaaaaaaaaaagaataaattatatgtaaacGAATTTTGTCTACCATCCAAAACTGCTAGAAGCATAttaaatgatgaagaaaataataaaccaTCAGATAAAAATGTTGATGTTGAAGCGATCGTAGATATTATGTTAGAAGAATGTGAATTTTtagataatgataaaataacaCTTATACAGTTTAAAAGtgttatacataaatatgatttctttttatatatattttttaattgccTACATGAAGATATTTGGGGCTTACAAGGAAATGTCTTATATGGTAGAGATTATATAAGTAACTTTGTTATAAAATcggaaaattttaaaaataaagaaattgaGCAAGATGAGGATGATGCTATTACTgaagaattatattttaaaataagacAACTTTTTATAGTTCAAGCTCCTGATTATGATTGTGTGAATGATGATTTGTGTGTAAACTTTTTAAATACAAAGAACATAGAACAGGACATAAAGGAAGATGATgaggaagaaaaagaaaaagaggagaaaaaaaatggtGCAGATAAAAAGGACACCATAGAAAAGGAAGAGgaagaatatataacaaataattttAGTAAGGATAAAAATGACACAtctataaataagaaaaaaacaaaaaatgaaaataatgcaAAATTAGTTAGCTTTGTTAGTGATATAAAAACAGGAGAAGAAAATATTGTTGACAAagataaaattaaagaatatGAAAAGGAGTATTCTATTCATAAAGATAAGGATGATAAGAAGAATGCTAATAGTTCTTTTGAAAGTGAGCATGAAGATTTAAAGCGccaatttataaatatgaaagagaaaaaaaagaaaagcttaaaagaaaaagatgaattgaataatatgaaagaggataataaaatatataaaaaattggaAGAGTACGATAAGAAGAgcattaataatatagagaatcaaaatgaaaatcaaaatgaaaatcaaaatgaaaatcAGAATGAAAATCAGAATGAaaatcaaaatgaaaatcAGAATGAAAATCAGAATGAaaatcaaaatgaaaatcAGAATGAAAATCAGAATGAAAATCAAAATGAAAACCAAAATGAAAATCAAAATGAAAACCAAAATGAAAACCAAAATGAaaatcaaaatgaaaatcaaaagaataataataatatattgaaagaaaaaaattcgTATGAAGACGATAAAGGAAAAATTAAggtaataaataatgaaataaagaAAAGTGTACATCATTTATCTGACAATGTATCGGATTTGTCATATGATGAAAAATGGTTAAAATTATCATCAAAtggtacaaataaaaaaaaagaattaaataatgataatagtaataattttgATGAATCTCAAAGAATTCAAGAATACCAAAacgataataaaaataatgttattgaagagaataatattttaattaaccagaaaaaaaattcacaCAATATGAAAGAGGATTCAATAAATATCCAGGTTGATATGAAAAGTAATATTCATatgaacattattattaataaagtgAATGATATGAATGATGTGAATGATGTAAATAATGCGAATGATGTAAATAATGTGAATGATGTAAATAATGTGAATGATATGAATAACGTGGAAGGtattaataatgaacaaAAGGAAAACGATTTtgttaaaatgaataaacaaaatacGAATAGAAATGAACTCATGAGCAAAAAGGACATTGTaggtaaaaataatactactattattaataataatatgacgAATTTAAACgatgatttattaaatgtgGAAAATACAGAAAATAAGAATAGATATGAATGTGATTTCAATTTGTTAACAAATCAActtaatgatatattttcaaaagaAATTGTAGAATTTATCCAAGCATCTAAAATtagttttaatattaatgatgtttgtaaagaaagaaatttacacaagaaaaaagaaagactTCAGAAAGGTCGTCGAAActatttgaaaaataataaaaacaatttaaatatatctttaaatTATCAGAAGCAAAAGAAGTAtccatttaataaattattcttGGAAGAATTGGAAaaggatgaaaaaaatgaagaaattaataaagCAGAAGAACATGTAACAGATGAATCATCTTTTGAATATAATCAAAATGGTGTTTTTCGTAACAAAGTAGTACCCactaaaacaaataaaaatgtctcaacaataaataatcaaaacaatgaagaagatatgaaacaaaaagaaaaagatgtGAACGAACAAACCGTAGAAAAGaaagaagataataatattcttattaataaattatgtaaaaaaaaaagtttttcAGGATTGAAATTACAGAATATAGAGAAAATGGATATATTAGAAAAGTTTGGGTTGTCCTATAAAAAAAGTGAAAAAACAAGTCTGGGTTGTTCCATATTTCACAATAAAGTAGATGAAAAGAGAGGATCTTTTAGTAAGAGTCAGGATGGAATTGAAGCTGATGTAATAAAGCAAGGggaattaaataatgaaaaggtAAAGAAGAATGAaacaaatgatgataaagCAAAGAAGAACGAAACATATGATGATAAAGCAAAGAAGAACGAAACATATGATGATAAAGCAAAGAAGAACGAAACATATGATGATAAAGCAAAGAAGAACGAAACATATGATGATAAAGCAAAGAAGAACGAAACATATGATGATAAAGCAAAGAAGAACGAAACATATGATGAAAAGGTAAAAAAGAACGAAACATATGATGAAAAGGTAAAAAAGAACGAAACATATGATGAAAAGGTAAAAAAGAACGAAACATATGATGAAAAGGTAAAAAAGAATGAACAAAAATGTGAGGATTTAAAAGAACCCATTTCGAACGTAGATAAAATAAGTTATCAAAAAAGTACAAGTGATAAAGATTTaagtaaaaagaaaaatagtAATGTCGGTGCTTTGAATAAAATGGatacttttaaaaaagatgaaaGTTCAAGTAATGATATGGCAAGTTCTTATTTTTCTAgtaataagaaaaagaaatatgatttaacaaaaaaacatggaaaagatataaatttatattcatgTCCAAATTGTAAGGGTCCCTTTTTAATGTGTCCAAATTGTCATTGTAGATATCCTAGATTTTGTgttaatgataataagatAGCAATGGAATGTGAATATTGTGATTGTGAgcattgttatttttataattgtatatattgtaattttGATTTCCAGAAATGCTTagatatgataaaaaagaattctCTTAAGGaaggtatattatataaaataggaAAGCATTTACATCAGTTTAAAGCTAGATATTACATATTGtttgataatttattatattattatgataaaaaaaggaatttaAAACCTAGAGGTTTTATGTTTTTAGAAGGTTGTTATGTTGAATTAATTGCAaagaatgataatattaataaatatggtTTTTCTATATGTCACAAAGGTACGAAACAAGTACAGAAAcgtaatttatatgtaaacacATTAGAAGAAAGGGATGAATGGGTACAAGCGTTATATTCATCAACCAAACagaatacattatataatttatatgaattacATGAACAGTTAGGGCAAGGTAAGTTTTCAACTGTTTATAGAggtataaataaacaaacaaattCTGAATTTGCCATTAAAGTTATTGATAAAAGATCTGTAtcaatatatgaaaaagaattattaagaAGTGAAATATCAATATTAAGATTATTAAGGCATCCAAATGTTATATacttaaaagaaataattaatacaaaagaaactttatatatatccatgGAATTAGTAAAAGGGGGAgaattatatgattttttattaGCTGAAACACGATTAAGTGAAATTCAtgcaaataaaattataacacaattaataaaaacaGTAGCATATTTACATAGATGTGGTATTATACATAGAGATATTAAAccagaaaatatattactaaCAGATAAATCAAGAGATGCTCAAATAAAATTAACTGATTTTGGATTGTCAACATTATGTGCTCCAAATGAATTATTGAAAGAACCATGTGGAACCTTAGCCTATGTAGCACCAGAAGTTATTACATTACAAGGTTATAATCATAAAGTAGATGCATGGTCTATaggaattatattatatttattattaagtgGTAAATTACCTTTCccaattaataaaaatacagaaatgaatatacaaaaaaattatgtattaAGTTTTAAAGATTATATATGGAAAAGTATATCTTCATCAGCTAAAGATCTTATATCAAAATTATTAGAATTAAATGtagaaaaaagaatttcAGCAAATGAAGCTTTAGAACATATATGGGTGAAGAACCCAACGGCtgtaataaatgaaaattcatttatatataaaaatgaagaaattaatattttaaatttacaaGATGTTAGTGTTAGTACATTTAATATACCAAGATATACACCTTTACAtattgaagaagaaaaaaatacagaagagatagaaaataaagaacTAATATTCAATAttcatgaaaataatattttatgtgaaaataatgattctATTGATGAACCCGTTATACCATTACCATATAGTAGTGCCCCACTAAAAGAACATattaatgagaaaaaaaatatacaaaatatatcatcTCCAATGGAGGATATATCAATGAATAAGCAAGAAAATGCTGTATATGAATCcataaataaagaaacatCAAATCCTATGAAAAATTGTTCACAAAATGTAAGGGATCAAAATGATACGACAcctcatcataataatgaaaatcaAAATGAGCAAGGAAATCTAAACACTTGTATTCATAAAATTAACGAGTGTAAAAAGAGTTCAACAGATGGACACACTGTccaaataaatgataatacaaataaagaaCATGATAAATAA
- a CDS encoding leucine-rich repeat protein, which translates to MYIHILTSMEIKNKSENLTISNLFRTGDNRGKTNMVMDNKSKLIIDSEKKKNIWSIFTKLDDSNNKKDDDDLNSSINLNDNCINYDENESIENFFSPRNIMEKDKKNITYSNGTLFKNTEENYEIKNEIENISNSFKRKYNILLTEKTDDNMLNDIISIKKMKKDQNVNCPSYNSYREFFLKSGGNKSISNSNSNGHSNSISHSNSHSNSHSNGHSNNCYTLNSNDFALNNNNTNLIICANNESPFSSNSSFMNNKMIYNKIENDDISRRMNKINNIEHFKPINTLNDKNIIMNTTSIKSTTSTISTSSSITTHAGPIRNTKYVDDNDMNSSGQNIQIYHNVEKVDSNNKNYSSYNNVNHYSNNNNNNNNNNISKTTNVIKKKNICVPVKTLNIQHKKKLYNSTPNKKAHTFHKNDKFDILGKLGDDVFRYIISSVKNKNLLLLNKRCCELIRSLRIKLIYDESLKSSISPDSIMKTIYLSENIEILDLSGCSHLTSHHFQVFANCNNIKFQKTLKVLCLKNCNKISDSSLKLLLHRFKNLEVVDIRNCYKISHEGIYPLKFKHTLKKLYMGNLTSSNVTNCHSNDSLKVLFNSKKDNIQLDTVLNNLIALEIINVKLLDDISHLYMIANNLKILNFKGCPIDDTSSNYFQYFKNLLALNLSETNISNHLLNVVIKNSTKLKVLDISKTPEILNSTILEIPKKLKHLKKVKLAHLQNVDNFCLREFLKYCKDLTCIDFSNCWKVNNTFCNLNGLEIAAGNKLKDIGAYQCSIDRKSCEGCFAELGCISLRVHVYNELFLFETSIYTDIKLLEDD; encoded by the exons atgtatatacatatactgACCAGCATGGAAATTAAGAATAAATCGGAAAATTTAACTATTAGCAATCTTTTTAGAACAGGTGATAATAGAGGAAAGACAAATATGGTCATGGATAATAAGAGCAAGCTAATAATAGATAgtgaaaagaagaaaaacatATGGTCTATATTTACGAAATTagatgatagtaataataagaaagatGACGATGATTTGAATAGTAGtattaatttaaatgataattgtattaattatgatgaaaatgaaagtatcgagaattttttttctccaagaaatataatggaaaaagataaaaagaatattacaTATTCGAATGGTaccttatttaaaaatacagAAGAGAattatgaaattaaaaatgaaatagaaaatatatctaATAGTTTTAAacgtaaatataatatattattaacagAAAAAACGGATGATAATATgttaaatgatataatatcaaTTAAAAAGATGAAGAAAGATCAAAATGTGAATTGTCCAAGTTATAATTCTTATAGGgagttttttttaaaaagtggGGGAAACAAAAGTattagtaatagtaatagtaatggTCATAGTAATAGTATTAGTCATAGTAATAGTCATAGTAATAGTCATAGTAATGGTCATAGTAATAATTGTTATACACTTAATAGTAACGATTTTGccttaaataataataatacaaatttgATTATTTGTGCTAATAATGAAAGCCCATTTAGTAGTAATAGCTcttttatgaataataaaatgatatataataaaatagaaaatgatgatatatctAGAagaatgaacaaaataaataatatagaacaTTTTAAACCTATTAATAcattaaatgataaaaatataattatgaatacTACTTCTATTAAATCTACTACTTCAACAATTTCAACGAGTTCATCTATTACAACACATGCAGGTCCAAtaagaaatacaaaatatgtaGATGATAATGACATGAACAGTTCAGGAcaaaatattcaaatatacCATAATGTGGAAAAAgttgatagtaataataaaaattatagtaGTTACAATAATGTAAATCATtacagtaataataataataataataataataataatattagtaaGACAACAAATGTtattaagaagaaaaatatttgcGTACCTGTGAAAACCTTAAATAtacaacataaaaaaaaactatataATTCAACTCCAAATAAAAAAGCACATACGtttcataaaaatgataaatttgatatattagGTAAATTAGGTGATGATGTatttagatatattatatcatctgtaaaaaataaaaatttattattattaaataaaagatGTTGTGAACTTATACGTTCCTtaagaataaaattaatatatgatgaaTCTTTAAAAAGTTCTATATCACCAGATAGTATAAtgaaaacaatatatttatcagaGAATATTGAGATATTAGACTTGTCAGGTTGTTCTCATTTAACATCTCATCATTTTCAGGTTTTTGctaattgtaataatataaaatttcaaAAGACCTTAAAAGtattatgtttaaaaaattgtaataaaatatctGATTCAAGCTTAAAACTTTTATTACATAGATTCAAAAATTTAGAAGTAGTCGATATACGTAATTGTTATAAAATTAGTCATGAAGGTATTTATCCTTTAAAATTTAAacatacattaaaaaaattatatatgggAAATCTTACTTCATCAAATGTAACAAATTGCCATTCCAATGATTCGTTAAAAGTATTATTTAATAgtaaaaaggataatataCAATTAGATACagttttaaataatttaatagcCTTAGAAATAATTAATGTAAAACTATTAGATGATATATCACATCTATATATGATTGCTAATAATCTAAAGATTCTTAATTTTAAAGGTTGTCCTATTGATGATACTTCTTcaaattattttcaatatttcaAAAACTTACTTGCTCTTAATTTGTCAGAAACAAATATATCGaatcatttattaaatgtcGTTATAAAGAATTCAACAAAATTAAAAGTACTAGATATTTCTAAAACTCCGGAAATACTTAATAGTACCATTTTGGAAATACCAAAAAAGTTGAAGCACTTGAAAAAGGTTAAGTTAGCCCACTTGCAAAACGTTGATAACTTTTGCTTGAGAGAATTTTTGAAGTACTGTAAGGATCTAACATGCATAGACTTTTCAAACTGTTGGAAAGTCAACAACACTTTTTGTAATCTAAATGGTTTGGAAATCGCCGCag gaaataaattaaaagacaTCGGAGCCTATCAATGTTCTATTGACAGAAAATCTTGCGAAGGATGTTTCGCAGAACTTGGATGTATATCCTTACGTGTTCATGTTtataat gagctatttttatttgagaCATCCATTTATACTGATATTAAATTACTTGAAGACgattaa